One stretch of Deltaproteobacteria bacterium DNA includes these proteins:
- a CDS encoding zf-TFIIB domain-containing protein yields the protein MDMTTAWVPPMLAAQRLFEIWLSARNRRRLLARGGVELRPETHRTMVGLHALFLASLTLESHPWSVPLDPLTWGCLAALAAVTFLRYWAIFSLGEFWSTRVIVVPGARVVRSGPYRFLRHPNYMAIVLEFLILPALVRAPATLVLFSAANLAVLRQRIRIEEGALIGCTDYADRFAGSFVLRNPENGYNASGKTGIHYREGSIMVGTPRKSAESEEEYFARLEFERRKRIEEEKQRKMAAQEKQRQRDLHFMHCPKCGMELIEVDYKTLKVDRCSSCDGVWMDAGELEAAVELEKGLLGRIFGL from the coding sequence ATGGACATGACGACCGCCTGGGTGCCCCCGATGCTGGCGGCGCAGCGGCTCTTCGAGATCTGGCTTTCGGCCCGGAACCGTCGTCGGCTCCTTGCCCGCGGCGGAGTGGAGCTCCGCCCGGAGACGCATCGCACGATGGTCGGCCTCCATGCGCTGTTCCTGGCTTCGCTGACGCTGGAATCGCACCCGTGGAGCGTACCCCTGGATCCCCTGACGTGGGGATGCCTGGCCGCCCTCGCGGCGGTTACGTTCCTGCGGTACTGGGCGATCTTCTCGCTCGGGGAGTTCTGGAGCACGCGGGTCATCGTCGTTCCGGGCGCCCGGGTCGTCCGGTCCGGTCCGTACCGGTTCCTCCGCCACCCGAACTACATGGCCATCGTGCTCGAATTCCTGATCCTCCCGGCCCTGGTGCGCGCCCCCGCCACTCTCGTGCTGTTCTCCGCCGCCAACCTGGCGGTGCTGCGCCAGCGGATCCGGATCGAGGAGGGCGCGTTGATCGGGTGCACGGACTACGCGGACCGGTTCGCCGGTTCATTCGTATTGCGGAATCCGGAGAATGGGTATAATGCCTCCGGGAAGACGGGAATCCACTATCGGGAGGGATCGATCATGGTCGGGACGCCCAGGAAATCGGCCGAAAGCGAGGAGGAATATTTCGCACGCCTGGAGTTCGAGCGGAGGAAGCGGATCGAGGAGGAGAAGCAGAGGAAGATGGCCGCCCAGGAAAAGCAGCGGCAGCGGGATCTGCACTTCATGCACTGCCCCAAGTGCGGCATGGAGCTGATCGAGGTGGACTACAAGACCCTGAAGGTCGACCGCTGCTCCTCGTGCGACGGGGTCTGGATGGACGCGGGGGAGCTGGAGGCCGCGGTGGAGCTCGAGAAGGGGTTGCTGGGGCGGATCTTCGGGCTGTGA
- a CDS encoding GNAT family N-acetyltransferase, translating to MTRIRPIEPGDREAIRALIAGTRAFKPFEVDVAMELVDIALTKKEQEDYHPYVLAEEDGTVAAYACFGKNTMTAGTFDLYWIATRADRMGKGYGRTILSFVEEEVLKRGGYLLVIETSSQESYGSTRVFYDKAGCTLAATLPDYYAMGDDKLIYLRRLR from the coding sequence GTGACGCGCATCCGCCCCATCGAGCCCGGGGACCGCGAGGCGATCCGGGCGCTGATCGCCGGGACCCGCGCATTCAAGCCGTTCGAGGTGGACGTGGCGATGGAGCTGGTCGACATCGCCCTGACGAAGAAGGAGCAGGAGGATTACCACCCGTACGTCCTGGCCGAGGAGGACGGCACGGTGGCCGCGTACGCCTGCTTCGGAAAGAACACCATGACCGCGGGGACCTTCGACCTGTACTGGATCGCCACGCGGGCGGACCGGATGGGGAAAGGGTACGGCAGGACCATCCTGTCGTTCGTCGAGGAGGAGGTCCTCAAACGCGGGGGGTACCTCCTGGTGATCGAAACGTCGTCGCAGGAGAGCTACGGCTCCACGCGGGTATTCTACGACAAGGCCGGATGCACTCTCGCCGCCACGCTTCCCGACTACTACGCGATGGGCGACGACAAGCTCATCTACCTGAGACGGCTCCGCTGA
- a CDS encoding D-alanine--D-alanine ligase: protein MTPVAVTGARIAVLYTSVFESIKDVKEEIREDMDLAVSAKAVADALAARGHDAWPHTFGKDAGELVSSLRASGPDAVFNLSECPYLSPEKELHACALLELLRIPYTGNGPLTLGICNSKALTKQLLAANGIPTPRFRLFSADPDGDPEIPYPLVVKPANEDGSAGITEDSFVRDLAGLRRQVRWLKEVFRQDALAEEYAGGREFNVGVLGNGTAADPHRALPPAELVYRNPRWHLCTYESKWDSTHPSYAEIAPVCPAEAPPELLSRLSGTALACARIFRLTGYARVDFRMNDRGDLFVLEVNPNPDISPDAGMARAARTNGLSYPELVGEILRLGIALGPR from the coding sequence TTGACTCCCGTGGCCGTGACGGGCGCGCGCATCGCCGTCCTCTACACCTCCGTGTTCGAGTCGATCAAGGACGTGAAGGAGGAGATCCGCGAGGACATGGACCTGGCGGTGAGCGCGAAGGCGGTCGCCGACGCGCTGGCCGCGCGCGGTCACGACGCATGGCCGCACACCTTCGGCAAGGACGCCGGGGAGCTGGTCTCCTCGCTTCGCGCGTCGGGTCCGGACGCGGTGTTCAACCTGAGCGAATGCCCGTACCTGTCGCCGGAGAAGGAGCTCCACGCCTGCGCGCTCCTCGAGCTGCTCCGCATTCCGTACACCGGGAACGGCCCGCTCACGTTGGGGATCTGCAACAGCAAGGCGCTCACCAAGCAGCTGCTGGCCGCCAACGGCATCCCCACCCCGCGATTCCGGCTCTTCTCCGCCGATCCGGACGGGGACCCGGAGATCCCGTACCCGCTGGTCGTCAAGCCCGCCAACGAGGACGGCTCCGCCGGGATCACCGAGGACAGCTTCGTGCGGGACCTGGCCGGCCTTCGCCGGCAGGTCCGGTGGCTCAAGGAGGTGTTCCGCCAGGACGCCCTCGCGGAGGAGTACGCCGGCGGGCGGGAATTCAACGTCGGAGTGCTCGGGAACGGGACGGCGGCGGACCCGCACCGGGCGCTCCCGCCCGCGGAGCTGGTGTACCGGAACCCGCGGTGGCACCTGTGCACCTACGAGTCGAAGTGGGATTCGACCCACCCGTCCTACGCGGAGATCGCGCCGGTGTGCCCCGCGGAGGCGCCGCCCGAGCTGCTCTCGCGGCTGTCGGGGACCGCCCTCGCGTGCGCCCGCATCTTCCGTCTGACCGGCTACGCCCGCGTCGACTTCCGGATGAACGACCGGGGCGACCTGTTCGTCCTCGAGGTGAACCCCAACCCCGACATCTCCCCCGACGCGGGAATGGCGCGGGCCGCCCGGACCAACGGCCTCTCCTACCCGGAGCTCGTCGGCGAGATCCTCCGGCTGGGCATCGCGCTGGGCCCCAGGTGA
- a CDS encoding ATP-grasp domain-containing protein, translated as MRVGLAYNVKPAAHPDHLPEDAFEEYDSEATVGHICDALSRLGHDVRRLPAGAAFVDAVREAAPDIVFNIAEGEGGRCREAHVPALLEMLRIPYVGSDPLTLSVTLDKPVAKKLVLQEGFPTPAFRAFRSAAEFTTLPFPCPVIVKPAFEGSSKGVRLKSRATTLEEARDMVRFVTETYRQEALVEAFVPGAEVTVGVLGNDPPRVAGMMEIVPKSVPTSEFVYSLEVKRDWENRVSYRVPPDLPGKTLGEIERCALGIYRALGCLDFSRIDFRLDASGTPQFIECNPLPGLSPGYGDLPIMAERMGLPYLSLVSEILSHALSRLGRTAA; from the coding sequence GTGCGAGTCGGCCTCGCCTACAACGTAAAGCCGGCCGCCCACCCCGATCACCTGCCCGAAGACGCCTTCGAGGAGTACGATTCCGAGGCGACGGTGGGCCACATCTGCGACGCCCTCTCCCGGCTTGGCCACGACGTCCGCCGCCTCCCCGCGGGGGCGGCGTTCGTGGACGCGGTGCGGGAGGCGGCCCCCGACATCGTCTTCAACATCGCGGAAGGGGAGGGGGGCCGCTGCCGCGAGGCGCACGTGCCCGCGCTCCTCGAGATGCTCCGCATCCCGTACGTCGGCTCGGATCCGCTGACGCTGTCGGTCACCCTCGACAAGCCGGTCGCCAAGAAGCTGGTCCTGCAGGAGGGGTTCCCGACCCCCGCCTTCCGCGCGTTCCGTTCGGCCGCCGAATTCACGACGCTGCCGTTCCCCTGCCCGGTCATCGTCAAGCCCGCCTTCGAAGGGTCGAGCAAGGGGGTCCGCCTCAAATCCCGCGCCACCACCTTGGAGGAGGCGCGCGACATGGTCCGGTTCGTGACGGAGACGTACCGGCAGGAAGCGCTGGTGGAGGCGTTCGTTCCGGGGGCGGAGGTCACGGTGGGGGTGCTCGGGAACGACCCGCCGCGCGTGGCCGGGATGATGGAGATCGTGCCGAAATCGGTTCCCACGTCCGAGTTCGTCTACTCCCTCGAGGTGAAGCGGGACTGGGAGAACCGGGTGTCGTACCGCGTTCCTCCGGATCTGCCCGGGAAGACCCTCGGGGAGATCGAGCGGTGCGCGCTGGGGATCTACCGGGCCCTCGGGTGCCTCGACTTCTCGCGGATCGACTTCCGGCTCGACGCGTCCGGCACGCCGCAGTTCATCGAGTGCAACCCGCTCCCCGGGCTCTCCCCCGGGTACGGCGACCTTCCGATCATGGCGGAGCGGATGGGACTCCCCTATCTCTCCCTCGTCTCGGAGATCCTCTCCCACGCGCTGTCCCGCCTCGGCAGGACGGCCGCTTGA